The genomic DNA CTTACTCTCGATGCGGGGTTCCTCCTCCTCTCCGTCGGCCTGATGGATTCTCTGTTATGGCTCTGAACCAGCGGCCAGGTAGGTTCGATCATTGGCGGCCGGCGTCGTCCTCGAACGGCGGCGGACGCAGTGACGACGAGAGATCATCCGGACGGAAGCTTCTACTTCTTCCTCGACTCGTTCCTCCTCGATCGTCCTTCTCGTCTTGGTTCGTGTGATTTGATCGATGCTGGTTTATTTGTCGAAGTATTTTGTGAATAGCAAAAACCCCCAAATGCGGCAGGGCGAAATGGTTGATCGGCTCCGCATTGGCTCTGCTGATTCCCCTGTGGAAGAAGGGGTGGCCCGCCTTGCTGCGAATAGAGGAGGAGGTGGAGAAGGTGGCGGATGCGGCGGAGGTGGCGGCGGAGGTGGTGGAGCAGATCGCCGGAGTGGTGGAGAAGGTCTCGTCGGAGGTGGCGGAGAAACTTCCGGAAGAGAGCAAGCTGAAGGGCGCGGTGCTGCTGGTCGAGCAGGTGTCGAAGGAAGCAGCGGAGGAGGCCCAAGCTGCTAGAGACATCATCCACAAGGTTATTCTCGTTGTCTTTCGATTTCAACAACAAAAGAATTCGAAATTAAAAGCAGGAAATGTGCAGGTGAATGAAGTGAGGCAGGAGGTGGAGAAGATTACTCTCGACGCCGGAAAGGAAGATCACAAAAATTAGACATCGGAATTGAATAAGATGTGTTCGTTGGGAATTTGATTCGTGGATGATTCTTTTGTAGTTGTGATAAATTGATCGATAATATCTTTTCCATAATTTTTTGCACGGATCAACAATTCTATAGAACCAGATCGGAGCCAAAAAGGATGGTAAAACAGATGAAAGAATTTATAAAGAAATGGCGATAAACGAGTACAACAAATGTAAATAATCATAGACAAATGGAAGGGCTCGAAAGATTAACATCCAACGGGGCGGACATCGTCAGGGGCAACCGGAGACTGGATCTACATCGCGAGGGCGGTGACGGCCGCGAAGGCGATCCAACTGAAGGAAAGGGCGACTGCGCCGTTACTAGACGGAGGCGGGGAGGTGGGAGCGGCGGCGGGGGATCTGGTAATGGACGACGACGCGGGGGCGGAGGTCGGCGGTGCGGGAGGGGAGAGAACGGGCGACTTGGCAACAGGGGCGGCGGCAGGGGGTGTAGATACGGGCGCCGCGGCTGGGGGAGTAACTGGGGCGGCGGAGGGCGGAGGAGGCAGGGGAGCCGGAACGGGCGGCTGAACCGGGGCCACAGCGGGGGGTTTCGCCGGGGCCGCGGCGGGCGGCCTCAAGGGGGCAGCGGCTGGGCCCTGGGCGGAGGCCGCCACGGCGAGTGACAAGAAGGCGAAGGCGATCAAGGCGAAACTGGAGGCCATTTCCACCACCTAGAGAGATCGAGATCAGGAACGCGATAGAGAGACGGTGAATCGGTGATGGTGGGCGATGTGCGGGAGGGAGGAGTATTTAAAGGGAAACGGAGGAGCTTcttcagtaaaaaaaaaataataataattttttttttcttttttctttttcgcaTTCGACAGCGTCGTTAGCGGGGAAGCGCACCGCCTAAGTGCCGTAGGAAAGTTGGTATGCTCCATCACTGTTAACCGTTCGATCAAGAAATCCAACGATCGTTATGCGATCGGCGGGGCCTCCGTCAGTGGGGAGATTCCTTCGACTGCAACCTTCCTTGTTACAATTCGTCAAGCACTTGACCAACCGTTTCCGCGTCGGAAGCGGGAGAGTCAGCCGTCCGATTCGGATCGGACGGCCTACGCTTACGAGCAAACTGAACGTTGCGAAAAAGTCCAACTAGCCGTTTGAATATccctcttttattttttcctttttttttattttattttggaagGGACGTACGATACAGCCAGAGATTCATGTGAAATGTGAATGATCCAGCTGTTTGTTCATTTTGATATCATCattcaacttttttttaaaaaaaaaaaaatagatttaaataCTTTAATAGTAGTGCTTTAAGTGtcacatattaaacaaaaaagaGCTACTTttgtatattttctatttttcacaTATATTTCTTTTGTGTTGTTCATTTATGGCTCTAGTTAGCTCTGGCTATGTGTATCAAACAGCATAAATCGATTTATTGGGAATGATTCTTGTGATTTTGATTAAATGCTTTtatttaaattagttttaaaaatactttttatcatTTAATAAAAAAAGATTTGTTACATTACATTTGGAGAGTTAGGTTTCtaccttaaaaataataaaaatagtttGACTTGGTTAATTTATCATAATAAACGCTTAAttgtataaaattaaatttaggcAAACctcttcctttcctttcctcttaCTTTCCATCCTAGTAAACCTAAGCCAAATGGTTTCTCCAGCACTAACGAGTACAGAATAGGGCAAATCAGCTTCAACTCGAGACTTGAACAATATCAAAACAGAATATAGTCCAAATGATACATAGATTGTCATCAAGAGATTATTATTATCGAGAAATAAATGATACAAAGTTATCATCTAGACGAACAACTGCGCTCGTTGAGGAAAGTGAGTTTTGGCCGAATTATTAGAACACAAATTTTAACAATTCATAAGTCCATATCATTATCGATCAACATCCTCCACAATAAAAGCCTCTTGTTGCAGAATCTATGAACCCAGTTCACAGAGGGCCAGGGAAGGTGCCATTTGCTCGTTGTTCATTCCATCGTTCTACCTGCAAAAAATTAGCGAAGTATATTATGTACAAGTTTAAGTAGGAGCAATAAGCAAATACAAAAGGATAAAGAGATCACACACCCATTCACTTGGGCATAGTGAGCGATAGTATTTGGCAAATTTATTGCATTCAGGAGCATCTTCTCCCTTGGCAGTGACGCACCTGTCAAATACCATCACCGCACATGAATCAATTATCAACCATTCCATCTTCTGTCAGCAGCAATTACAGTTAGAATAGTAGAATCTCACCTGTGATATTCAATATAGCGAGTAAAGCAATGCCTTGTTTGATTTGTAGTCGGGAAACGGAAATCAGCAGGTGCTGTCTCAATCTGTAAATACAACCATCATAACTTTCGTTAAGACTCCTTTTATTTGTCTAAGAGACATGCAAACGCTGATTGCAAATATTCAGAAATACCTTTATCTCTGGTTCTTCGGCATCTTGTTCCTGTGTAGTCTCATTAGTGGTGTTTTCAGTAGCACTGACTTCCTCTACGGCAAGGGTTTCATCTGCCTTCTGCTCAGCAAATTCAGCGACAGCAGTTTCACTAGTGTTTCCCGCAATGATTTCCCCTAAACTGGCATCGGCAGTATTCTCCTGAGGTGTTTGTTCAATGGAAACATCAACCAGATCTGTTTTCTTAATGTTTTGCAGTGAATATTGCTACATTTTACAAGACATGAAATTGGAAAATATAGTCCTACACTATTGAATAAAATAGcgaacaaagagaagaagaaaataaacaaCTTCTAATGCTGTCTTGTCCAAAGGATCAGCAATAAAACATAAACCattatcaatttaaaatttaatatatttaccaATGTTGATTATGTCTATTATTGTTTTTCACCCGTCAGTGATTAATCATGTACCACATGCATCTATAATTGATGCCTTATATGGGGATCAATGGTGTGATAAGAATAATACTGCAAATAGTCAACCCTGATACTTGGGACTCAATTTCTTTTGTTGTTATGCCCATTTATAGGTAATGCTATGATGCCATCACATTATGTACTCTTTTGCCGTAGCTGAGACTCGAACCTTAGATCCCTTGGTTATCCATTGGAGGACTTAACCATTGCATCATTGCCCCGGGGGCATCTGTTTTCCCATCTTAGTCTATAAATCACTGCCCATTTACAATTACTGGGACATCACATTAACTTCATGACTAGCCATCTATGTTTTAGGGTATACATACGGACAAAGACAACTCAAAAAATCACAACTAACTAAAGCTTAAATAAGCTTATTCACATGTTATAATTAGTTTGTTAACCACATTTAGGCACAAAAGTAACAATGCCATGGGTACATAAATGAAACAAAACCACGGGCACGCCAAATGCGGAGTCTAACTACAAGGGAGTAATGTTTGTTTTTTTAAATGAACGTAAAAAGTTAATGGGAAAAAGTAATAAAAGTCAGTCATATGTTTGCCTTGCTAATTTCTAGGATAAAACTTggcaataaataaggaaaatagGAAAAAGTGATAAAATTAACAATAGAGGGCAGAAAAAACATTTAAAAGATTAAGTTTATTCGGGAAAGTGGTGCCCAAATGAGGCTAATTTCAAAAAGAATCAGAGCTCAATATTTTTTACATTGACCAAAGAAATACTTGTCAATACTAATAAATTAGCGTCTTGACTCACTTTTGGATCAGAATTAAAGTATTTACTTAAATTACATTTCGGATGGTATCGTCCTTGAACATTATTATTATCTGCCTTTGGGTTATACTTGTATTgataattttgtatttttttagctAGCTAATATGTACTACTCAGTAATCTTCAATATGTTAGATTTGTCTTTCTTAATCAAAATGGCTATGTTTTAATAAATCTccaattgttttattttccgtaAATCAGCTAAAATGTGTCATCTTactataaaaagaaaataaagtttcTAGATGGAATTAAAAATCAGGgttgattcatgtattttgaGGAAGAAGCACTGATCAACAGACTCGGTAATGAGAGCAAGAACGATAACAAGATCACCCTTATCCAATCTACACAATGAGTATCATTCTCTTGAGTACATATTCTATGTTTTAAGGATCCTATGAGAACCTTATTTTGGTAAAGAATTTTCAATTTCCATGTCAATGTAGTTTGCAAAGTCTTATGTCCAAAACAAGATTCCATCAGAATTGAGTTCACATTTTCTGACATCATACATTTCACTTTCTATAAACATGAGATTACAAAATCTAACAGGAGATCAACTTTTTCTAAATACCAATATTAAAAATTAGTCGATGCTAATGGTTTTGTCAGTATCCCTTTTTCCAATCACTATCTATTCTTGATCTTTGTTTTGGTCTTAAGTAATGTGATTCTTAAGaagaaatataattataatttatatggtCTAACTAATAGATATCGTCATCAATCCGTGCTTTTCTCAGATATTTAGGGTTAGGTGGTCAACTGTATCAATCTTATCATCCAGCTTTATACATATGCTATATCAATAGTAAGCAGccatacaattatcaaatctTTCAAACTTCTTGCTAACTATTCAAAAATGAATTGAAACATAATCTGGATTTATCATTAGAACAAATAATTTTCCTAAGCATATCACTTGACAAGTATAATTTCCTAGGATCCAAATACCAGCAAACTAGAGCTTAGACTAGGTAAATCAGAACTCAACGTGAGGGCTGGAAATCAAAATCCTTAATAAAATCTTTGCAAGGTCAGAAGACTCCATACTGCAACAAAATCAGCCTTTAAATGCCTATACGATTAGACCATAGGAAATCTTAGATCTAGAAATATAGAGTACTCTAAAAGTTAACGGAAGCAAACAATTCACTCAAttcataaggaaaaaaaaaaactaaaaaactgGCATCTTTCATCTCATCTTCTGTCACTCACAGGTTTGCTGTATTTTTTCCCCTCGGCTAAATTACCTTTCACCTTCATCCTCTACTTCAGAAGATGTGATCAGCCTGTGCCCATCATCACGACAATGTAAATAAGATCATCAATTAAACCTCTAACTTTTCAACTCCCAATAAAGTGCAATTGTGCCATTATCAGCTTACATCTACAAAGGAACTATTTTTACACGTTCTAGACCTATTCGCGATACATGTTTGCAACTATTACTACAGTTTACTTCCAATCCCAAAAaagaaactgaaaaaaaaaaagatttattaCTCCACAAAAATATAACATCCAGATCAATCGTGTATAATCCACAAATTTCATCACGTACACGCGAAAACTAAACAAGCAAACCACaccggaaattaaaaaaaaaatcgaaattaaGCACAACTTCAAGATTGAGTTTCTTTTAGGTCTAAAAACCAAAAAGGCAGGATTTTGGAGAAGAGATTGTGGCGTCAAATAATCTGACCTCGGCTAGAGTGGGACGCTTCTCCGGAGCAACTTCCGCCATGGAAGGGCTTTCCTTGACTCCTAAACAGTGGCGTCGGAGCAGAGGAAGAGGAGAGATGgatggaggcggcggcggcggcagcggcGGCGGTTGTAGGGATCGTTGCCAACAATGGATCGGCTAAAATAAGGGCTTCTCCTCAATTTACACGCCTCAAATCCCAACTAAAAACTCGCAACTCCAACGGATCGGGTACAACAATTCGACTCCGTATTCGTTTAAatgtttaatatttaaattatgtttaaattctattgtcagttctctataatatcaataaaatttaaaagaaattatcaatcctattaaatttaaataattatgttttactaattttataaatatttaaatttaagaaaTAGATATAGTAactgttataaaaaaaattatgtaaaatataaattttaaaataaatttcatgttTAGGGAAATTGATGTAAATTTGattattatataaaaattttattaaattagacGCTCAATTATTCAAAAGACACCTCAAAAACTAAGAAATTATTTAAAGTcacaaattattttgaaattgtaTCATTAAAAAAAGTCAGATTTGAGCACGTGTGACTATTTATGAGGAGGGTACTTTAGTAATTACATCCGACCTCATTCATGTGTGAGTGGGATTGGATTCATCGTGTGTATTAAATCCGCACGCCGGAGCAAGCTCGAGCTGGAGCGGTAGTTCGATCTCCTCTCGCACAATGGAGGAGGAAGAGCACGAGGTCTATGGCGGAGATATCCCGGACGTGACCGACATGGACGCGGACGTCGACGTGCCCCAACCTGGAGAAGCAGACACCAAGGTTTCTCTTCTCTGTTCTATTTGCGCAAGCCCTAATTCCTGATTCGCTTTGCGGCGTCCTGTTCCAGGAGCTGGACGATATGAAGAAGCGGCTCAAGGAGATGGAGGAGGAGGCCGCTGCCCTGCGCGAGATGCAGGCCAAGGTCGAGAAGGAGATGGGCGCCTCTCAAGGTCGCCATACCCCTTGAGAGTCCTTTTCTATCTCGTGGAGTTCTTGTAGCTTCTAGTTATTGTTTAGATGGTTGTTTTTTTAACGTATTTATTTCAAGTTTGCTGAGTCAACATTGAGAATTTGGGCACGATGGACTATAATCTGTAAACTGGGTGTGGGAGTAGGAATAAGGTTGATCGTACTTGATAATTGCAAAATATGTTGTCAGGATGTGAATTTGAGTCAcaaaattactttttttttatgaTCGCAAAAATTGCTTCTTAAACAACCAGAACAAATTCAGTTGTAATAAACATGATCCTTTCAAATACTTTAACTTTTGAATAAGTTAAATTGTTTTTATGAAGCTTATCTTTCTATGTTTggataaatataataattttccCTCTCTTATATTTAGATGCTGATGGCACAGCTGCAAATCAGGCAAGTAAAGAGGAGGTTGATGCTCGATCAGTATATGTTGGCAATGTAAGTACAAGAGTTCCATAGACATCCCAAACAACTTACTTGTGTGACCTTATGATCCGGCATAATGTTTAATATGGTACTATCTTAGGCAATACAATTTGAGTTTGACCCAGCAATTATTAATTGCACTTATATTTATTATTTGATGCACGTTTATTGGAAATGACTATTTAC from Zingiber officinale cultivar Zhangliang chromosome 4A, Zo_v1.1, whole genome shotgun sequence includes the following:
- the LOC121971709 gene encoding uncharacterized protein LOC121971709, with protein sequence MMQLLRGWRSYSRCGVPPPLRRPDGFSVMALNQRPGRFDHWRPASSSNGGGRSDDERSSGRKLLLLPRLVPPRSSFSSWAKWLIGSALALLIPLWKKGWPALLRIEEEVEKVADAAEVAAEVVEQIAGVVEKVSSEVAEKLPEESKLKGAVLLVEQVSKEAAEEAQAARDIIHKVNEVRQEVEKITLDAGKEDHKN
- the LOC121972936 gene encoding arabinogalactan protein 1-like; translated protein: MASSFALIAFAFLSLAVAASAQGPAAAPLRPPAAAPAKPPAVAPVQPPVPAPLPPPPSAAPVTPPAAAPVSTPPAAAPVAKSPVLSPPAPPTSAPASSSITRSPAAAPTSPPPSSNGAVALSFSWIAFAAVTALAM
- the LOC121971710 gene encoding cytochrome c oxidase subunit 6b-3-like, with the protein product MAEVAPEKRPTLAEENTADASLGEIIAGNTSETAVAEFAEQKADETLAVEEVSATENTTNETTQEQDAEEPEIKIETAPADFRFPTTNQTRHCFTRYIEYHRCVTAKGEDAPECNKFAKYYRSLCPSEWVERWNEQRANGTFPGPL